The Candidatus Koribacter versatilis Ellin345 genome has a segment encoding these proteins:
- a CDS encoding 2Fe-2S iron-sulfur cluster-binding protein, whose amino-acid sequence MSSPGPLYRPFDRLVHIEISGRVFEVPENNTLLRALQYLSPEDVAMGRFCWNEDCQYCRVSYDTGEGTAKRAALACKVGVQDGMRLQELSLELRYCLRALKLPSVTE is encoded by the coding sequence ATGAGTTCCCCCGGGCCTCTGTACCGACCTTTTGACCGGCTCGTCCACATCGAGATCAGCGGCCGCGTTTTCGAGGTCCCGGAAAATAACACTCTCCTTCGCGCCCTCCAATACCTTTCCCCCGAAGATGTCGCCATGGGTCGCTTCTGCTGGAACGAAGACTGCCAGTACTGCCGCGTGAGCTATGACACCGGTGAGGGAACTGCCAAGCGCGCCGCCCTGGCGTGCAAAGTGGGCGTACAGGATGGAATGCGGCTTCAGGAACTGAGCCTGGAATTGCGGTATTGCCTGCGGGCACTCAAGCTGCCCAGCGTCACCGAATAA
- a CDS encoding tetratricopeptide repeat protein, protein MRIRHVVLGSALVAVTFLPAPSFGVSKEIIQLQTQVQQLQDQMTAMSTTFNERMGVIRNLIEQSTDNMNKMTQQMDTLTRTLQQQQQDGGNKADQLSGQIQSLHDSVDELKARVAALSKKLDDMSQQSQNLNANAGNMPNNGGGNGGGGGGAPVANQAPPADVLYNNALRDYNAGKYDLASGEFGDFMKFYADNDLAGNAQFYIADIEYRQGNFDNAVKDYDKVLEQYPSGNKAPAAQLKKGFALLELGQKDAGVRELRSLINRYPRSIEAQQARDRLARLSGGAAPATKRKPS, encoded by the coding sequence ATGCGAATTCGACACGTAGTTCTCGGATCGGCGCTTGTCGCCGTCACGTTCCTGCCGGCGCCCTCGTTTGGCGTCAGCAAAGAAATCATCCAGCTGCAAACGCAGGTCCAGCAGTTGCAGGACCAGATGACGGCGATGTCGACTACGTTCAATGAGCGGATGGGCGTGATCCGCAACCTCATTGAACAAAGCACCGACAACATGAACAAGATGACGCAGCAGATGGACACGCTCACGCGCACCCTGCAGCAACAGCAGCAGGACGGCGGCAACAAGGCCGACCAGTTGAGCGGGCAGATCCAGTCGCTGCATGATTCGGTGGACGAGCTCAAGGCGCGCGTCGCGGCGTTGTCGAAGAAGCTCGACGACATGTCGCAACAGAGCCAGAACCTGAATGCCAACGCCGGCAATATGCCCAATAACGGCGGAGGCAATGGAGGTGGCGGCGGCGGGGCACCGGTGGCGAATCAAGCGCCTCCGGCTGACGTCCTCTACAACAACGCTCTTCGCGACTACAACGCCGGCAAATACGACCTCGCCAGCGGTGAGTTTGGCGACTTCATGAAGTTCTACGCTGATAACGATCTCGCCGGGAACGCACAGTTCTACATCGCCGACATCGAATATCGGCAAGGAAACTTCGACAACGCGGTGAAGGACTACGACAAGGTTCTCGAGCAGTACCCGAGCGGCAATAAAGCGCCGGCTGCGCAGCTAAAGAAAGGCTTTGCGTTGCTGGAACTCGGACAAAAGGATGCGGGTGTGCGCGAACTCCGCTCGCTGATCAATCGCTATCCGCGTTCGATCGAGGCCCAGCAGGCACGCGACCGTCTGGCACGACTCAGCGGCGGCGCGGCTCCGGCCACCAAGAGGAAGCCGTCTTAG
- a CDS encoding RNA polymerase sigma factor has protein sequence MDSGGNVLAVRFWTKTSDETALESCVREHGQMVYRIAFSVLRNPHDAEDAAQETFLRALRSGRVEDVNDSRAWLAKIAWRIALDHRRPEDLELSAIVEPASGAVNAESSLLAGERTKILHELIISLPRDLQDVVTLSTVQELSGTDVAAILGIPEASVRTRMHRARELMKEKLQSRYGTKSARGETR, from the coding sequence ATGGACAGCGGAGGCAACGTACTCGCGGTGCGGTTCTGGACGAAGACGTCGGATGAAACCGCTCTGGAAAGCTGCGTGCGCGAGCACGGACAGATGGTCTATCGCATCGCGTTTTCGGTCTTGCGCAATCCGCATGATGCCGAAGACGCGGCGCAGGAGACCTTTCTGCGAGCGCTCCGCTCCGGGAGGGTGGAAGACGTGAACGACTCGCGGGCATGGCTGGCCAAAATCGCATGGCGCATCGCGCTGGATCATCGGCGGCCGGAAGATTTGGAACTGTCCGCGATCGTGGAACCGGCTTCCGGTGCGGTGAATGCCGAGAGCAGTTTGCTGGCGGGAGAGCGCACGAAGATTCTCCACGAGCTCATCATTTCGCTGCCGCGTGATCTTCAGGACGTTGTAACGCTTTCGACGGTGCAGGAACTAAGCGGCACGGACGTCGCCGCGATCCTGGGAATTCCCGAGGCCTCGGTGAGAACACGTATGCACCGCGCACGCGAGCTAATGAAAGAGAAGTTGCAGTCCAGGTACGGAACCAAGTCCGCGAGAGGAGAAACAAGATGA
- the pal gene encoding peptidoglycan-associated lipoprotein Pal: MNRNCMKWAMMVVVLAMMIVGSACSNKKPTPPPAAPPPPPAPAPTATITANPNTVNAGQPTTLTWQTTNATDVTIDVLGSVDPNGSKQVTPVESTTYHLVAKGSGGTQDATARVTVSGGGASQPDEISLSDQQAFAKYVKDIYYDYDAYTVRAADQAVLQANANFFKQHPNIHFTIEGHCDERGSTEYNLALGDNRASAAKNAIVQAGIPASSVRTISYGKEKPFCTESNEQCWQQNRRAHFVISK; encoded by the coding sequence GTGAATCGCAACTGCATGAAGTGGGCCATGATGGTCGTCGTGCTCGCGATGATGATTGTGGGATCTGCCTGCTCAAACAAGAAGCCGACTCCACCGCCCGCGGCCCCGCCACCGCCGCCAGCTCCGGCGCCAACCGCCACCATTACGGCGAACCCGAATACGGTCAACGCCGGCCAGCCGACTACTTTGACCTGGCAGACCACCAACGCCACTGACGTCACCATTGATGTCCTTGGCTCGGTCGATCCGAATGGTTCGAAGCAGGTCACGCCAGTTGAGTCCACTACGTATCATCTCGTAGCTAAGGGCTCGGGTGGCACGCAGGATGCAACTGCGCGGGTGACGGTATCAGGGGGCGGCGCATCGCAACCCGATGAAATCAGCCTCAGCGATCAGCAGGCGTTTGCGAAGTACGTGAAGGACATTTACTACGATTACGATGCCTACACGGTACGCGCGGCTGACCAGGCGGTGTTGCAGGCGAATGCCAACTTCTTCAAGCAGCATCCGAACATTCACTTCACCATCGAGGGCCATTGCGACGAGCGTGGTTCGACCGAGTACAACCTCGCACTCGGCGACAACCGTGCCTCGGCCGCAAAGAACGCCATTGTTCAGGCGGGCATTCCTGCGTCGAGCGTTCGCACCATCAGCTACGGCAAGGAAAAGCCCTTCTGTACCGAGAGCAACGAACAGTGCTGGCAGCAGAACCGCCGCGCACATTTCGTGATCTCGAAGTAG